A window of the Blastocatellia bacterium genome harbors these coding sequences:
- a CDS encoding tetratricopeptide repeat protein gives MSHASSDDPFVKELRDALEAHSLPVWVDSRKLRGGAKLAPEINAAIEQARQVIVVFSPDTVNSPWVRKEISKALEVEREKKDAGYRVIPLLLPGIKPAALDNWFDEQPVAIPVELRTGAVSEALPQILAALGEQLPDDRQPAPEPPAHAVAELKLKLKQASIEKISEGKWRVRATAQLIYDPADAARPAAESAEFQFTAPLGPIETDELRWYLEEYYRWPTRFFTERARRIEAQLPQWGRQLYDAATVAQSARDLMADWQQSADGIERRFSIFVDSRLIEGSNEAEQAAANEAASALLALPWELMHDERSFLFQGKNAVCVRRCLPKQRALPAVASSLPIRILLVSPRPEDERAPYIDHRISARPLVAAIESLGELAELTALDPPTLPALRQALRKAEHPFDVIHFDGHGVYDRQRGLGALCFEDPKDSDKSEKRASQLIDAEELAALVREHRIPLVFLEACQSAAEAKPSASVAAKLLDEGVTSVVAMTHSVLVETARRFVTAFYGELAEGKRIGTAMLTGQQTLYDDDFRFQVMGAGELRLKDWFVPVLYQEENDPRLITHLLPEESKRLHQQRRRLSLGALPEPPAHSFVGRSRDLLKLERMLANTEQRYVVVRGRGGEGKTTLAVELARWLVETRRFERAAFVSLEEYSDARGVLIKLGQQLLPEGEKWHVGDSAEEFKQGRLEVERALRDRRTIIVLDNMESVLPDPGTRGRGDTETRRDDAALKEIFDLCAAMLDGGPSTRLIFTSREPLPEPFAPVARTAELRELDPNDAIELVSQVMKREGLEPKHDDAGNTPTEVAELVEAVGCHARALALLAREIAIQGVSATTGNVQRLMEELERKHPGERENSLYASVELSLRRLPPEMRQQIKPLGVFHGGANLMVLPYVLGVDKEISLDIGRGLIEVGLAEAMPYGHLRLDPALPPYLLRDLGEAEQEAARSRRAEAMLELTRFLYEQHFQDAELSARLTLLELPNLMALLDWIKERATPEEVIDLAQSLEALLAHLGRSQALARATHAREGAALRLDQEDSWSHARYLAESAKIDRQLEGGQLPAAYEAAQQLLERSLEAGKAAYSGASYDIAMTHFRFGRVLKQGGEAKAAIGPLGEAQRRFQALADAGNTAAARMASTAITETADCLSDLGRLDEATAAYQEAIGRFEKLDDRRGMAVNKGNLGTVRMLQERYQEALAAFTEARLSFESLGDPGHVAIYWHQIGVVHRQAEQFEQAESAYRQSLAIEVREKNLAGEAASLGELGNLYDQMGRLEEAVKCHRQAADIDVRLQDQKNEGLDRNNLANTLIKLKHYDEARRELMRAIECKQPYGHAATPWTTWDILHDLEQATGDQQAAAEARQRAMEAYLAYRRDGGQSYEWGAQWCASVAEAIAQGETTALVQQLTEYLKTQAGPRGKAMIPKLQAILNGSRDVALADDPALFYQDAVELRLRLESLGAS, from the coding sequence ATCTCACACGCCAGCAGCGACGACCCTTTCGTCAAAGAGCTTCGCGATGCACTCGAAGCTCACAGCTTGCCGGTCTGGGTTGATTCGCGCAAGCTGCGCGGCGGTGCCAAGCTCGCCCCTGAAATCAACGCCGCCATCGAGCAGGCACGGCAGGTCATCGTCGTGTTCAGCCCCGACACAGTCAACTCGCCCTGGGTGCGCAAAGAGATCAGCAAGGCGCTCGAAGTCGAGCGAGAGAAGAAGGATGCCGGCTACCGCGTCATCCCGCTGCTGCTACCGGGCATCAAGCCTGCGGCGCTCGATAACTGGTTCGATGAGCAGCCGGTCGCCATCCCGGTCGAGCTCAGAACCGGCGCGGTCAGCGAAGCTCTACCACAGATACTCGCAGCGCTCGGCGAACAGTTGCCTGATGACCGTCAGCCCGCGCCGGAGCCGCCAGCTCACGCGGTCGCTGAGCTTAAATTGAAGTTGAAGCAGGCCAGCATCGAAAAAATCAGCGAGGGCAAGTGGCGAGTCCGCGCGACGGCGCAATTGATTTACGACCCGGCTGATGCGGCTCGCCCCGCCGCCGAAAGCGCCGAGTTCCAATTCACTGCGCCGCTCGGCCCGATTGAAACCGACGAGCTGCGCTGGTATCTGGAAGAGTATTACCGCTGGCCGACGAGGTTCTTCACCGAGCGCGCCAGGCGCATCGAAGCGCAACTGCCGCAGTGGGGCCGGCAGCTCTACGACGCCGCGACCGTCGCGCAGTCGGCGCGCGACTTGATGGCCGATTGGCAGCAGTCGGCAGACGGCATCGAGCGGCGCTTTTCGATCTTCGTTGACAGCCGCTTGATCGAAGGCAGCAATGAGGCTGAACAGGCCGCCGCCAACGAAGCCGCCAGCGCCCTGCTCGCCTTGCCGTGGGAGCTGATGCATGACGAGCGCAGCTTTCTCTTTCAAGGCAAAAACGCCGTCTGCGTGCGCCGCTGCTTGCCGAAGCAGCGCGCCCTGCCTGCCGTCGCGTCGAGCCTGCCCATTCGCATCCTGCTCGTTAGCCCACGCCCCGAAGACGAGCGCGCCCCCTACATCGACCATCGCATCAGCGCCCGCCCACTGGTTGCGGCCATCGAATCGCTGGGTGAGCTGGCCGAGCTAACGGCGCTCGACCCGCCGACCTTGCCCGCATTGCGCCAGGCGTTGCGAAAGGCGGAACATCCGTTCGACGTGATTCATTTCGATGGTCATGGCGTTTATGACCGGCAGCGCGGGCTAGGCGCGCTCTGCTTTGAAGACCCGAAAGACAGCGACAAGTCGGAGAAACGCGCCAGCCAGTTGATTGATGCGGAAGAGCTGGCGGCGCTGGTCAGAGAACACCGCATCCCGCTGGTCTTCCTCGAAGCCTGCCAGAGCGCGGCGGAAGCGAAACCATCGGCTTCGGTCGCGGCAAAGCTGCTCGATGAAGGCGTCACGTCGGTCGTGGCGATGACGCATAGCGTGCTGGTCGAAACCGCGCGGCGATTTGTGACGGCCTTCTATGGTGAGCTGGCCGAGGGCAAACGTATCGGCACGGCCATGCTGACCGGGCAACAGACGTTGTACGACGACGACTTTCGCTTTCAGGTGATGGGCGCGGGCGAGCTGCGGCTCAAAGACTGGTTCGTGCCGGTGCTGTATCAGGAAGAGAATGACCCGCGCCTGATTACTCATCTGCTGCCCGAAGAGAGCAAGAGACTACACCAGCAGCGACGGCGGCTGAGCCTCGGCGCGCTGCCCGAACCGCCGGCGCACAGCTTCGTCGGGCGCAGCCGCGACTTGCTGAAGCTGGAGCGCATGCTTGCAAACACCGAGCAGCGTTACGTGGTGGTGCGCGGGCGCGGCGGCGAAGGCAAGACGACGCTAGCGGTGGAATTGGCGCGCTGGCTGGTCGAGACGCGCCGATTCGAGCGCGCCGCCTTTGTCAGTCTGGAAGAATACTCCGACGCGCGCGGCGTGCTGATCAAGCTGGGGCAGCAGCTCTTGCCCGAAGGCGAGAAGTGGCACGTCGGTGACAGTGCGGAAGAATTCAAGCAAGGCCGGCTCGAAGTCGAGCGCGCGCTACGTGACCGGCGGACGATCATCGTGCTGGACAACATGGAGAGCGTGCTGCCTGACCCGGGGACGCGGGGACGCGGTGACACGGAGACGCGGCGAGATGATGCTGCGCTCAAAGAAATCTTCGACCTTTGCGCCGCCATGCTCGACGGCGGGCCGTCGACGCGGCTGATCTTTACTTCGCGCGAGCCGCTGCCGGAGCCGTTTGCGCCCGTCGCTCGCACCGCCGAATTGCGCGAGCTTGATCCCAACGACGCCATCGAGCTGGTCAGCCAGGTGATGAAGCGCGAGGGGCTGGAGCCGAAGCACGACGACGCCGGCAACACGCCGACAGAGGTCGCAGAGCTGGTCGAAGCGGTCGGCTGCCACGCGCGGGCGCTGGCGCTGCTGGCGCGCGAGATCGCTATTCAAGGAGTGAGCGCGACGACCGGCAACGTACAGCGGCTGATGGAAGAGTTGGAGCGCAAGCATCCGGGCGAGCGCGAGAATTCGCTCTATGCCAGCGTCGAACTCTCGCTGCGCCGCCTGCCTCCCGAAATGCGGCAGCAGATCAAACCGCTAGGCGTCTTTCACGGCGGTGCAAATCTGATGGTGCTGCCTTACGTGCTTGGGGTTGATAAGGAAATTTCGCTCGATATTGGCCGGGGGCTCATCGAAGTCGGACTGGCGGAAGCGATGCCTTACGGCCACTTGCGGCTCGACCCGGCGCTGCCGCCTTACCTGCTGCGCGACCTCGGCGAAGCGGAGCAAGAAGCGGCACGCTCGCGCCGGGCGGAAGCGATGCTGGAGTTGACGCGGTTTCTATATGAGCAACACTTTCAGGATGCCGAGTTATCGGCTCGGCTGACGCTGCTGGAACTGCCCAACCTGATGGCGCTCCTCGATTGGATCAAGGAGCGCGCGACGCCGGAAGAAGTGATTGATCTGGCGCAAAGTCTGGAAGCGCTGCTCGCTCACCTGGGTCGTTCACAGGCGCTCGCCCGTGCGACTCATGCGCGCGAAGGGGCCGCGCTCCGGCTGGATCAAGAGGACTCGTGGAGCCATGCCCGCTACCTGGCCGAAAGCGCGAAGATTGACCGGCAGCTGGAAGGTGGCCAGTTGCCCGCCGCTTACGAGGCAGCGCAACAACTGCTTGAGCGGTCGCTGGAAGCAGGGAAAGCGGCGTATTCGGGGGCGAGCTATGACATCGCAATGACGCATTTCAGATTTGGGAGAGTGCTAAAGCAGGGCGGAGAGGCCAAAGCCGCCATCGGGCCGCTCGGTGAGGCGCAGCGGCGTTTCCAGGCGCTCGCCGATGCGGGGAACACTGCCGCCGCAAGGATGGCCTCGACAGCGATTACCGAAACGGCGGATTGCCTGAGTGATTTAGGACGATTAGATGAAGCAACGGCGGCTTACCAGGAGGCCATCGGGCGTTTTGAGAAACTTGATGATAGAAGAGGGATGGCCGTCAACAAAGGCAACCTCGGCACAGTCCGAATGCTGCAAGAGCGGTATCAGGAGGCGCTGGCGGCTTTCACCGAAGCGCGCTTGAGCTTTGAAAGTCTGGGCGACCCGGGACACGTCGCCATCTACTGGCATCAGATCGGAGTAGTACACCGCCAAGCCGAGCAATTTGAACAGGCGGAGTCCGCTTACCGGCAATCGCTGGCAATCGAGGTGCGGGAGAAGAACCTTGCGGGTGAGGCCGCCAGCCTGGGCGAGCTAGGCAATCTGTATGACCAGATGGGGCGGCTAGAAGAGGCGGTGAAATGCCACCGGCAGGCGGCGGATATTGACGTCAGGTTGCAAGATCAGAAGAATGAAGGGTTAGACCGCAACAACCTGGCCAATACACTCATCAAGCTGAAACATTACGACGAAGCCCGCCGCGAGCTGATGCGCGCCATCGAGTGCAAGCAGCCTTACGGCCACGCTGCCACACCGTGGACAACGTGGGATATTCTCCACGACCTTGAGCAGGCCACCGGTGATCAGCAGGCCGCCGCCGAGGCGCGGCAGCGGGCGATGGAAGCTTACTTGGCTTACCGGCGTGATGGCGGGCAGAGTTATGAATGGGGCGCGCAATGGTGCGCCTCTGTCGCCGAGGCGATTGCGCAGGGAGAGACAACCGCGCTGGTACAGCAACTAACTGAATATCTGAAAACACAAGCTGGCCCCAGAGGCAAAGCGATGATTCCCAAGCTGCAAGCCATCCTCAACGGCTCGCGCGATGTGGCACTGGCTGACGATCCGGCATTGTTTTATCAGGATGCGGTGGAGTTGAGATTGCGGCTGGAATCACTGGGTGCGAGTTGA